A portion of the Chromobacterium sp. IIBBL 290-4 genome contains these proteins:
- a CDS encoding GNAT family N-acetyltransferase, whose protein sequence is MEIRLRRAMLQEAAALHAMQLAAFLPLLRKYQDHDISPATETLASFRGKLAQAESHFYWIERGPQAVGGLRVAALPGSGQCRISPLFILPAFQNQGIAQAAMRLAERLHQPDHGWRLDTILEERGNCHLYEKLGYVRVGQARMVKPGMHLVVYHKACAATR, encoded by the coding sequence ATGGAAATTCGCTTGAGAAGGGCAATGCTGCAAGAGGCCGCCGCGCTGCACGCGATGCAGCTTGCAGCGTTTTTGCCGCTGCTGCGTAAATATCAAGACCACGACATCAGTCCGGCGACCGAGACTTTGGCATCATTCCGCGGCAAATTGGCGCAGGCCGAGTCCCACTTTTACTGGATAGAGCGAGGCCCGCAAGCCGTGGGCGGCTTGCGGGTGGCGGCTTTGCCCGGCAGCGGGCAATGCCGGATCAGTCCGCTGTTCATCCTGCCCGCCTTCCAAAACCAGGGCATCGCCCAGGCGGCGATGCGGCTGGCCGAGCGCCTGCATCAGCCGGATCATGGTTGGCGGCTCGATACCATCCTGGAAGAGCGCGGCAACTGCCATCTGTATGAGAAATTGGGTTATGTGAGGGTAGGGCAAGCCCGCATGGTCAAGCCGGGCATGCATCTGGTCGTCTACCACAAAGCCTGTGCCGCGACGCGATGA